The sequence CTCCATCATGTCCTCGCGGACGTAATCGTTCAGCTCGGCGATGACTTCGCCGCTCATCAATTCGGGCACTACCGCACCCAGCGCGCCGCGTTGTTCGGCATCGAACAGTTCGAGCAGATCGGCAATGTCGGCCGGGTGCAGCGGCTCGACCAGATCGTGCACGGTGCGCTCGTCGCCATTTTCCAGCGCGTCCTGCACGGAGCGGACGAATTCGGGCTTCAGGCGGTTTTCCTCGTCATGACGTTCATCGTCCACGCGGTCATCCGGCCGGGCTTCCTCGGCGCGAGCGACATCGTCGGCGGGTGATTGTTCCGCCTCCAGCAGCTCGTCATCGAATTCGCCGTTTGCCATGCCGCCGCTCTAAGCGAGGCTTTCCCAAAAGCAAGCGTGGCTGCGGGGTGACATGCGCGCACAGGGCTCTATATCGGCACGCAACCCAACAGGAGAATGCAAGCGATATGGCCGATCAGAAACTTACGCTCACCCTCGATACCGGCAATGGCACCGGCGATGTGGTAATCAAGCTGCGCCCCGACCTGGCACCGGGCCATGTCGAGCGCATTACCGAGCTGGCTGGCGAAGGTTTCTACGATGGGGTGGTATTCCACCGCGTGATCCCCGGCTTCATGGCGCAGGGCGGCGATCCGACCGGTACGGGGATGAGCGGCAGCGACAAGCCCGATCTGAAGGCTGAATTCAACGCCGAACCACACACGCGCGGCACCTGCTCGATGGCCCGCACCCAGGTGCCCGACAGTGCCAACAGCCAGTTCTTCATCTGCTTCGACGATGCCCATTTCCTGGACGGTCAATACACCGTCTGGGGCCAGGTTGAGAGCGGCATGGATCATGTCGACGCGCTGCCCAAGGGCGAACCGCCCGCGCAGCCGGGCAAGATCGTGAAAGCGACCGTCTCCTGATTCTGTGTCCGGGACAGGGAGTGTGAAACGAGCGGCTCTGTTGCTGCTTGGCAGCCTTGCACTGGCAGGCTGCATCACTCCCTATCCCGACCTCACGCAATCGCGCAGTCCATGCCGCACCGAACCGGGCGGCTGGTGCGATTTCGTGCGCGAGGCGGCAGCGGAGAGCTATGGTTACGCCATGCTTTCCAGCAACGCTTATGAAGACAGCGACACCTATACCCGCTTGCCGCAACAATTCGTGGAACGGGTCGTCGCCGATAATGATGGGGACGGCTTCGCCTATTCGCTGTTCGACGAATATGCCTTGGACGAGGCGGGGCAGCGTGCCGATATCGAGGCGCGCGTCATCGCCTTTCGCGGGTCGGAGCCGGGCTCCCCCAAGGATCTGATTTACGGTTCGCTGCGGTCGGACCAGATCGAGCGTGCGCGGGTGACTTACCGCGAAGTGCGCGCGCAAATGGATGCCGAGGGGCTGCAAGAACTACCCCTGATCACCACCGGCCACTCGCTTGGCGGTGCGCTGGCAACGCAGATTTCGATCGAGAACCCGGGCGTAAAAGCATATATATTCAATCCGTCTCCGTTCTATAGCGGCGATCCGATGGCAGGCGATACCGACCGCATCTCGATCTCCGAGCGGGGCGAATTTTTGAGAGTTCTGCGCCGCTACCGCGCCCCGCCCGCCGCCGAGACGCTGGTGATCAATTGCGGGCCGGGCAGCAGCGCGAGCGACAAGCACTCGATCCGCAAACTGGCCGACTGCCTCACCTGGATCGCCGCCTATGACGCAGCCAGCGGCGCGGCCGATTTGCTGGCCGACAACGGCATTATCAAACCGCCCGCGGAATGCGGTTTGGCGGTCAAAGTTCACCCGGCCATCTCGAACCAGGACGAGACGCCCTGCATCCACCAGGTACCCGCTCGGCCCGAATGACTTGGCGGATTATAGCTCCGCTCCGACTAGCCAGTCATGGAACAATCGCACCGGTCTTTGTTCCAGCGCAGCGGGCTTGCAGACGAACCAGTAGCTATACGGGCTTTCGACCGGACGATCGTAGAGATGCGCCAGCCGGCTGTCTTCGGCGCGGCTGATATGGTCGCCATGCATGATCGCGATGCCGAGCCCCTGTGCTGCGGCCTCCAGCATTAGCGTGCCCGAATCGAGATGGTCGATGGCCGCCGGCTCAAGCTCTGGAAAGCCCATCGCATCTTTCCATGCGGCGAAGCTGTCGGGAAATTCGTTGTGGATGATGAAAGTCTGCTTTTCCAGCGCGGCCCGATCGGGCGCATCGCCCATTTGCGCCACCAGCTTTCGCGAGGCGACGGCATGGACCATGTTGTGATCCAGCCGCACCGCATGCAGGGCGGTGTCGGGGCCGCGCGACAGGATAATCGCCGCGTCGAGCACGTCGCCCACGCGGTCGTCCAGATGCGGGCCGGTATCGATATCGATATGTAACAGCGGATGGCGGACGCGCAATTCGCCGAGGCGGGGGAACAGCCGCTGGCTGCCGAAAACCGGCAGGACGCCCAACCGCAAGCGGATCAGCGAGAGATTTTCCGACTGGTTTTCAACCGCCGCCGCCAATGCCTCCAATTGCGGGCCGACCGCTTCGTAGAAAGCCTGCCCCTCATCGGTCAGCTGCATCGCCTGCCGTTGGCGGGTAAACAGCTTCTTGCCGATGAACTCTTCAAGGTTGGAAATGCGCCGCGACAGGGCCGATGGGCTCAGGCCCAACTCCTCTGCTGCCGCGCGCGCGGACCCAAGCCGCACAGTGCGCATGAAGGCTTCGAGTGCGCGCAGCGGCGGTAATCGGCGTGTCGGCATGCGCGTTAAATGGGGAGCGAATTGCCTTTTGTCGAGCATGCGGTGCAATCCGGCGAAAACTCACCCGCCTATGGCTGCACCGCAGCGTCTTCCGGAGCATGCAGGCGCAGGCGCTTCACATGCGTCTCATCGGCGGCGGTCACTTCGATTTTCCAGCCGCTTGAATGGGTTACCACAGCGCCCACCGGAGGGACCTGCTCGGCCAGCACGAAGGCGAGACCGCCAAGCGTATCCACCGATTCCTCGACCTCGGCCAGCCGCGGATCGAGAGTATCGGCCAGATCGTCCAGCTCCACGCGAGCATCGCAGTCCCACATTCCATCGCCGATAGGGCTGATCAATTCCTCGGAAACATCGTCGTGTTCATCCTCGATATCGCCGACAATTTCCTCGACCAGATCTTCGATCGTTATGACCCCGTCGGTGCCCGAATATTCGTCAAGAACGATGGCCAGATGGATCCGGCGCAGGCGCATATCGGCGAGCACGTCCAGCGCGCCGCGCGATTGCGGGACGAATAGCGGCTGACGCATCAGCGTGGTCCAGTCGGACGGCGGTGCCTGGCGGCGGGCGATGATCGGAAACACGTCCTTGATGTGAATCATGCCGATGACCGTGTCGAGCGTGTCGCGATAGACGGGCAGGCGCGAATGGCCGTTTTCGGAGAAGGATTCTACCAGCTCGTCCCAGCTTGCGCCTGCCGAAACCGCGATGATCTCGCCGCGCGGAACCGATACATCATCCGCATCGTGCTCGCTGAAATGGAGCAAATTGCGCAGCATTTGCCGCTCGACTGGCGACAGATCGCCGTTGCCAGCGGAATTTTCCGGCTCATCCGGACCGTTTTCGCCT comes from Alteripontixanthobacter sp. and encodes:
- a CDS encoding peptidylprolyl isomerase, with amino-acid sequence MADQKLTLTLDTGNGTGDVVIKLRPDLAPGHVERITELAGEGFYDGVVFHRVIPGFMAQGGDPTGTGMSGSDKPDLKAEFNAEPHTRGTCSMARTQVPDSANSQFFICFDDAHFLDGQYTVWGQVESGMDHVDALPKGEPPAQPGKIVKATVS
- a CDS encoding LysR substrate-binding domain-containing protein — translated: MPTRRLPPLRALEAFMRTVRLGSARAAAEELGLSPSALSRRISNLEEFIGKKLFTRQRQAMQLTDEGQAFYEAVGPQLEALAAAVENQSENLSLIRLRLGVLPVFGSQRLFPRLGELRVRHPLLHIDIDTGPHLDDRVGDVLDAAIILSRGPDTALHAVRLDHNMVHAVASRKLVAQMGDAPDRAALEKQTFIIHNEFPDSFAAWKDAMGFPELEPAAIDHLDSGTLMLEAAAQGLGIAIMHGDHISRAEDSRLAHLYDRPVESPYSYWFVCKPAALEQRPVRLFHDWLVGAEL
- a CDS encoding hemolysin family protein produces the protein MPETDSERSSPASQNTGEPESSGGLWPVIKKLFDPAAGDRSLRAQLEEAIDEHEGENGPDEPENSAGNGDLSPVERQMLRNLLHFSEHDADDVSVPRGEIIAVSAGASWDELVESFSENGHSRLPVYRDTLDTVIGMIHIKDVFPIIARRQAPPSDWTTLMRQPLFVPQSRGALDVLADMRLRRIHLAIVLDEYSGTDGVITIEDLVEEIVGDIEDEHDDVSEELISPIGDGMWDCDARVELDDLADTLDPRLAEVEESVDTLGGLAFVLAEQVPPVGAVVTHSSGWKIEVTAADETHVKRLRLHAPEDAAVQP